From Candidatus Methylacidiphilales bacterium:
AAGCATGCAGAGTGATTGCGTGCAAAGTGTATCAGAAAATCGAGCACAAAAAGTAGCAGTGGCATCCCTGCTGCTGAATCCCTCATCAAGTTTCATTATTGACACCACACGCAACCGCATTTATAGCACCGTTCACGGCCGCTTTATGCAACCGGATCCGATCGGCTTTGAGGCA
This genomic window contains:
- a CDS encoding RHS repeat-associated core domain-containing protein, with amino-acid sequence MQSDCVQSVSENRAQKVAVASLLLNPSSSFIIDTTRNRIYSTVHGRFMQPDPIGFEARDVNWYRYVNNSPLNYTDPEGLFHCEIDCAFADLSNKCDAVIKSLVYA